The following proteins are co-located in the Anser cygnoides isolate HZ-2024a breed goose chromosome 2, Taihu_goose_T2T_genome, whole genome shotgun sequence genome:
- the BFSP2 gene encoding phakinin: MPLPRRRSSFLGQQPPASTTESAAGPGRRVSVGGLTRPPGVYVGSVPTGGVSSLGTRVSRRALGISSVFLQGLRSSCSAVPLAAGLEKGRALSYESLNGCLVEYIEKVRALEQVNQELEEHIRVYLDKKSSSVGSWGALRESWEAIYHQVGEAVLENARLMLHTENIQACAEDFKDRYENEQPFRKAVEDEINSLYKVIDDANLTKMDLESQIESMKEELTLLSKNHEEDVKVLYKQLAGSQLEELDVPLGSGLDNILEKIRIHWERDIEKHRAETGALLRTKQQAEATAAVRSQEEELVEGLRTEFHETACKIQSLQAETESLRTLKRGLENSLYDAKHWHDIELQNLGSVISKLEAEMAEIKAETEQQQRDRENLLTNKQQLEKDIAAYHCLLDGEQSS; this comes from the exons atgccctTGCCGAGGCGCCGGTCATCCTTCTtggggcagcagccccctgcctccACGACGGAGAGCGCGGCAGGGCCCGGGCGCCGCGTGAGCGTGGGGGGCCTGACGAGACCCCCCGGCGTCTACGTGGGCTCCGTGCCCACCGGAGGAGTGAGCAGCTTGGGCACCCGCGTGTCCCGCCGAGCCCTGGGCATCAGCAGCGTCTTCCTCCAGGGCTTGCGCAGCTCCTGCTCCGCCGTGCCCCTGGCCGCGGGGCTGGAGAAGGGCAGGGCGCTCTCCTACGAGAGCCTGAACGGCTGCCTGGTGGAGTACATCGAGAAGGTGCGAGCCCTCGAGCAGGTCaaccaggagctggaggagcacaTCCGAGTCTACCTGGACAAGAAATCCTCCAGCGTGGGCAGCTGGGGAGCGCTGCGGGAGAGCTGGGAGGCCATCTACCACCAG GTGGGTGAAGCGGTCCTTGAAAACGCCCGTCTCATGCTGCACACCGAGAACATTCAAGCCTGTGCTGAAGACTTTAAAGACAG GTATGAAAATGAGCAGCCATTCAGAAAGGCAGTGGAAGATGAAATTAATTCCCTTTATAAAGTGATTGATGATGCTAATTTAACTAAAATGGATCTGGAGAGTCAGATAGAAAGCATGAAAGAAGAGCTGACTTTGCTGTCAAAGAATCATGAAGAA GATGTGAAGGTGTTGTACAAACAGCTTGCTGGATCTCAGCTGGAAGAACTCGATGTTCCCCTGGGAAGTGGCCTGGACAACATActggaaaaaatcagaatcCACTGGGAGAGAGACATTGAAAAGCATCGTGCTGAGACGGGTGCCCTGCTCCGTACTAAG CAACAGGCTGAAGCGACAGCTGCAGTGCGAAGCCAGGAGGAAGAACTGGTGGAGGGCCTCAGAACCGAGTTCCATGAAACTGCCTGCAAAATACAGAGCTTGCAGGCCGAAACTGAATCCTTGAGAACCTTG aagaggggtctggagaactCCTTATACGATGCCAAGCACTGGCATGACATCGAACTGCAGAACCTAGGCTCTGTCATTTCCAAGCTGGAGGCAGAGATGGcagaaatcaaagcagaaactgagcagcagcagcgggatCGTGAAAATCTGCTGACCAACAAGCAACAGCTGGAGAAAGACATTGCTGCATATCACTGCCTTCTGGATGGAGAGCAAAGCAG